One genomic window of Micrococcus flavus includes the following:
- a CDS encoding ISL3 family transposase: MPEPTLYCRARGDYCTCCDLLVGLPGLHVLTAERDDNDRLVVTVESAPEPMGCRSCGVIARGHGRIEVSLVDAPAFGRPVRIIWRKRRWLCPDPACEVGSFIEQDEKVAAPRAVLTTRACRWAIEQIRREHASVNGIRRQLGTGWRTVWDSIQPLLQAADEDPSRFEGVAILGVDEHVWHHVSTKPIHHGGRGPKELTGMVDLTRDEGGRTRARLLDLVPGRSGRVYKDWLDQRGDAFRARIEVATLDPFHGYKNAIDDQLEDARSVLDAFHVVKLATTVVDDVRRRVQQQIHGHRGRKSDPLYRVRNVLRAGAENLTDRQRDRLETAWAAHEQHIEVEIAWLCAQKVRSAYRQGTHAAGRAVAEKILATFTSCPIPEVARLGKTLNRWRREFLGYFDTNGASNGGTEAINGLIELHRRIARGFRNRDNYRLRMLLIGGGLDMTHHTQR, from the coding sequence ATGCCTGAGCCTACGTTGTACTGCCGTGCGCGCGGCGACTACTGCACGTGTTGCGATCTGCTGGTCGGATTGCCCGGGCTGCATGTGCTCACCGCCGAACGGGATGACAACGACCGGCTGGTGGTGACGGTCGAGTCCGCGCCGGAGCCGATGGGATGCCGCTCCTGCGGGGTGATCGCCCGTGGTCACGGTCGGATCGAGGTCAGCCTGGTCGACGCGCCAGCGTTCGGGCGACCGGTGCGGATCATCTGGCGCAAGCGCCGGTGGCTGTGTCCAGATCCAGCCTGCGAGGTCGGCTCGTTCATCGAGCAGGACGAGAAGGTCGCTGCACCGCGAGCGGTGCTGACGACCCGGGCGTGCCGGTGGGCGATCGAGCAGATCCGCCGAGAGCACGCCTCCGTCAACGGGATCCGCCGTCAGCTCGGGACAGGATGGCGCACAGTGTGGGACTCGATCCAACCCCTGCTGCAGGCCGCTGACGAGGACCCATCCCGCTTCGAGGGCGTCGCGATCCTCGGGGTTGACGAGCATGTCTGGCATCACGTCTCGACCAAACCCATCCATCACGGCGGGCGCGGCCCCAAAGAGCTGACCGGGATGGTCGACCTGACCCGGGACGAGGGCGGGCGCACGAGGGCGCGGTTGCTCGATCTGGTGCCGGGCCGTTCCGGCAGGGTGTACAAGGACTGGCTCGACCAGCGCGGCGACGCCTTCCGAGCCCGGATCGAGGTGGCGACCCTGGACCCGTTCCATGGGTACAAGAACGCCATCGATGACCAGCTCGAGGACGCCCGCTCGGTCCTGGACGCCTTCCATGTGGTCAAGCTGGCCACCACTGTCGTCGATGATGTCCGCCGGCGGGTTCAGCAGCAGATCCACGGCCACCGCGGCCGCAAGAGCGATCCGCTGTACCGGGTCCGCAACGTCCTGCGCGCCGGCGCGGAGAATCTCACCGATCGGCAACGCGATCGGCTCGAGACGGCCTGGGCCGCTCACGAGCAACACATCGAGGTCGAAATCGCGTGGTTGTGCGCCCAGAAGGTTCGCTCCGCCTACCGTCAGGGCACTCATGCCGCCGGGCGAGCAGTCGCCGAGAAGATCCTCGCCACCTTCACCTCGTGTCCGATCCCCGAGGTCGCACGGCTGGGCAAGACCCTGAACAGATGGCGCCGCGAGTTCCTCGGCTACTTCGACACCAACGGCGCCAGCAACGGCGGCACTGAAGCCATCAATGGACTCATCGAACTCCACCGACGCATCGCCCGAGGCTTCCGCAACCGGGACAACTACCGCCTCCGGATGCTCCTCATCGGCGGCGGGTTAGACATGACACACCACACTCAACGGTGA
- a CDS encoding ISL3 family transposase, whose amino-acid sequence MSHAICAPACALFDLPDVHVRAVERGPRSFTVVVETSPTLVGCPSCGVLATGHGRREVVLHDLPCAGVPVRVVWRKRIFRCREDACEVVTFSEVHELAAPRAKLTTRAIAWAVTQLRCHDIAVSALAEMLGVAWNTVWDAITPVIEAQLAAEDRLAGVDALGVDEHVWRHVGPPGTGLVTGIVDHSRGEDGRPRARLLDLVKGRTGAAYGDWLTEQGPAFTSGIRTATLDPFHGYANAIRDELPEAITVLDAFHVVKLGGQVVDEVRRRVQQDTLGHRGRAGDPLYGIRRTLQIGAEHLTAKQITRLNTKLEAGDPHHEVTLAWHCYQKLRAVYHARPETGRRLVAEILAAFPSCPIPEIARLGRTLRRWKAAILAYFDTAGASNGPTEAVNGVIETMRRVARGFRNFDNYRLRALLAAGGHRPWRKTPTHAHL is encoded by the coding sequence GTGTCTCATGCTATCTGCGCGCCCGCGTGCGCGCTCTTCGACCTGCCCGACGTCCATGTCAGGGCCGTGGAACGCGGACCACGCTCGTTCACCGTGGTGGTGGAGACTTCTCCGACGCTGGTGGGGTGCCCGTCCTGCGGGGTGCTCGCCACCGGCCACGGCCGCCGGGAGGTCGTGCTCCACGATCTGCCCTGCGCTGGGGTGCCCGTGCGGGTGGTGTGGCGCAAGCGGATCTTCAGGTGCCGGGAGGACGCCTGCGAGGTCGTGACGTTCAGTGAGGTCCACGAGCTGGCCGCGCCGCGGGCCAAGCTCACCACCCGCGCGATTGCTTGGGCGGTGACGCAGCTGCGCTGCCATGACATCGCGGTCTCCGCCCTGGCCGAGATGCTCGGGGTCGCCTGGAACACCGTCTGGGACGCCATCACTCCAGTCATCGAGGCCCAGCTGGCCGCGGAGGATCGGCTGGCCGGGGTGGACGCCCTGGGCGTGGACGAGCACGTCTGGCGCCACGTGGGCCCACCCGGCACTGGGCTGGTCACCGGGATCGTGGACCACTCCCGCGGCGAGGACGGCCGGCCCCGGGCACGACTGCTGGACCTGGTCAAGGGGCGCACGGGGGCGGCCTACGGCGACTGGCTCACCGAGCAGGGGCCGGCGTTCACGAGCGGGATCCGCACGGCGACGCTGGATCCGTTCCACGGTTACGCCAACGCCATCCGCGACGAACTCCCGGAGGCGATCACCGTTCTCGACGCCTTCCATGTGGTCAAGCTCGGCGGGCAGGTCGTGGACGAGGTGCGTCGTCGGGTGCAGCAGGACACTCTGGGCCACCGGGGCCGGGCCGGGGACCCGCTCTACGGGATCCGCCGCACCCTGCAGATCGGCGCCGAGCACCTCACCGCCAAACAGATCACCCGGCTCAACACCAAGCTCGAGGCCGGGGACCCGCACCACGAGGTCACCCTTGCCTGGCATTGCTACCAGAAGCTGCGCGCGGTCTACCACGCCCGCCCCGAGACCGGCCGCCGGCTGGTCGCCGAGATCCTTGCCGCCTTCCCGTCCTGCCCGATCCCGGAGATCGCCCGGCTCGGGCGGACCTTACGCCGGTGGAAGGCCGCGATCCTGGCCTACTTCGACACCGCCGGGGCCTCGAACGGGCCCACCGAGGCCGTGAACGGGGTCATCGAGACGATGCGCCGGGTCGCCCGCGGCTTCCGGAACTTCGACAACTACCGCCTACGCGCCCTGCTCGCCGCCGGCGGACACCGGCCGTGGCGCAAGACCCCTACCCATGCTCATCTGTGA
- a CDS encoding DEAD/DEAH box helicase: MELKKYQKRVIADLKDYLEHLSREGSLEGAFRSFWATRGVTVGQGGAAGYQNTIEGVPQVCYKVPTGGGKTLLACASAQPIFQSLPPARHQAVVWLVPSESILTQTLAALKNPTHPYRRQLDADFGGRVHVYSKEELLAGQNFNPVAVAEQLSVMVLSYDSFRARSKDGRKAYQANGNLIPFSTALGVPEQPIPTADQSALFQVINQLNPIVIVDESHHATSSLSLEMLGNFNPSFILELTATPKKQANVISYVSAFELKAEHMVKLPVVAYNRASQTDVITDTIDLRQSLETAASEVREQDGRYVRPIALFQAQPKAREDATSFERLRSKLVAAGIPAAQIAIKTAEVNELRGVDLLSPECEIRYIITVNALKEGWDCPFAYVLASLANKTSQVDVEQVLGRVLRQPHATRFSNPLLNMSYVLTSSRDFNDTLTKIISGLNAAGFSKDDVRAVDVPDTAIVPEPRPVDDPEEDRGHQLPDSAPDTTTEEFLEFDEQQISTRLNTKDSSSSEGAAQSGVSSLLAEAQQREASYGRAADAAAHTNAPIVPAELEDAVVSSHMFRELADEFAGYALPQFVTPEEGSALFSEMESGLVALHHEALGAGFTLRGKDTRINLTVDEQMFQIDVRSAKDVPRAFRMSVQDQRIMREHFGNLDLDAQRRSAAGDIFTRLKPINAIRDADLRAYVAQVVENFDATAMAAYLEHPQRAAELIQRKINGFLDEHKAQKFKDDLEIGRIRVDFTYYLPETINPVDATTTIGGSLYEAEDRMNKDEVEFATRFSAMSNVRWWHRNIERRGFCINGPINHYPDFLVMTTRGHLVAVEPKGAHLKNDDSRMKLRLGQKWAELAGPDVRYYMVFQDDTAPFEGAHTMSKFFELLSQL; the protein is encoded by the coding sequence ATGGAACTGAAGAAGTACCAGAAGCGGGTCATCGCCGACCTCAAGGACTACTTGGAACATCTGAGCCGCGAAGGCTCCCTGGAGGGCGCGTTCCGGTCGTTCTGGGCGACGCGAGGGGTCACCGTCGGCCAAGGTGGGGCCGCCGGATACCAGAACACCATCGAGGGCGTCCCCCAGGTCTGCTACAAGGTGCCCACGGGCGGCGGCAAGACCCTGCTGGCGTGTGCGTCGGCCCAGCCGATCTTCCAGTCCCTGCCCCCAGCGCGCCACCAGGCGGTCGTCTGGCTCGTACCGTCGGAGTCCATCCTCACGCAGACCTTGGCCGCGCTGAAGAACCCTACGCATCCCTACCGGCGCCAGCTCGACGCTGACTTCGGCGGGCGCGTCCACGTGTATTCCAAGGAGGAACTGCTCGCCGGGCAGAACTTCAATCCGGTCGCCGTGGCCGAGCAGCTCAGCGTGATGGTGCTCTCCTACGACTCGTTCCGCGCACGCAGCAAGGATGGCCGCAAGGCCTACCAGGCCAATGGGAATCTCATCCCCTTCAGCACAGCACTGGGAGTGCCGGAACAGCCGATTCCCACCGCGGATCAGAGCGCCCTGTTCCAGGTCATCAATCAACTCAATCCGATCGTGATCGTCGACGAGTCCCACCACGCGACCAGCAGTCTCAGCCTGGAGATGCTGGGGAACTTCAACCCATCCTTCATCCTCGAGCTCACCGCCACCCCCAAGAAGCAGGCCAACGTCATCTCCTACGTCAGTGCGTTCGAACTGAAGGCCGAGCACATGGTCAAGCTCCCCGTGGTCGCCTACAACCGCGCATCGCAGACGGACGTGATCACGGACACCATCGACCTACGGCAGTCGCTGGAGACTGCCGCCAGCGAAGTGCGCGAACAGGACGGCCGCTATGTACGTCCCATCGCACTGTTCCAGGCTCAGCCGAAAGCCCGCGAGGACGCCACTTCTTTCGAACGCCTTCGTTCCAAGCTGGTGGCGGCCGGCATCCCGGCGGCGCAGATCGCCATCAAGACCGCGGAGGTCAACGAGCTGCGCGGCGTGGACCTCCTCAGCCCGGAGTGCGAGATCCGGTACATCATCACCGTCAACGCCCTCAAGGAAGGATGGGACTGCCCCTTCGCCTATGTCCTTGCGTCCTTGGCGAACAAGACGAGCCAGGTGGATGTCGAGCAGGTCCTCGGCCGGGTGCTCCGACAGCCTCACGCGACACGCTTCAGCAACCCTCTCCTCAACATGAGTTATGTGCTGACGTCCTCCCGCGACTTCAACGACACCCTCACCAAGATCATCTCCGGCCTGAACGCCGCCGGCTTCAGCAAGGACGACGTTCGCGCCGTTGACGTTCCTGACACGGCGATCGTCCCGGAACCCAGGCCCGTCGACGATCCCGAGGAAGACCGGGGCCACCAGCTGCCAGACAGCGCTCCTGATACCACAACCGAGGAGTTCCTGGAGTTCGATGAGCAGCAGATCTCCACTCGGTTGAACACCAAGGATTCATCATCGTCGGAGGGCGCTGCACAGTCCGGAGTCTCATCCCTGCTCGCCGAGGCGCAGCAGCGCGAGGCCTCCTATGGCAGAGCGGCTGACGCGGCCGCTCACACGAACGCGCCCATAGTGCCTGCGGAACTGGAGGACGCCGTCGTGAGCAGCCACATGTTCCGAGAGCTCGCCGACGAGTTCGCCGGGTACGCATTGCCACAGTTCGTGACCCCGGAGGAAGGGAGCGCTCTCTTCTCCGAGATGGAGAGCGGGCTGGTGGCACTCCACCACGAAGCGCTGGGCGCCGGCTTCACCCTGCGAGGCAAGGACACGCGAATCAACCTAACGGTGGATGAGCAGATGTTTCAGATCGACGTCCGCTCCGCCAAGGATGTCCCGCGCGCTTTCCGAATGAGCGTTCAGGATCAGCGCATCATGCGGGAACATTTTGGGAACCTCGATCTCGACGCGCAGAGGCGAAGTGCCGCAGGGGACATCTTCACGAGGTTGAAGCCCATCAATGCGATTCGCGATGCCGACCTTCGCGCGTACGTCGCGCAGGTGGTGGAGAACTTCGATGCCACAGCCATGGCCGCCTACCTTGAACACCCCCAGAGGGCGGCCGAGCTCATCCAGCGCAAGATCAATGGCTTCCTGGACGAGCACAAGGCCCAGAAGTTCAAGGACGACCTCGAAATCGGCCGGATTCGGGTGGACTTCACCTACTACCTCCCGGAGACCATCAACCCCGTCGACGCGACGACCACCATCGGCGGTTCCCTCTACGAAGCCGAAGACCGCATGAACAAGGACGAGGTCGAATTCGCCACTCGCTTCTCGGCGATGAGCAACGTCCGGTGGTGGCACCGCAACATCGAGCGCCGAGGCTTCTGCATCAACGGCCCCATCAACCACTACCCGGATTTCCTCGTGATGACTACGCGCGGTCACCTGGTCGCAGTTGAGCCCAAGGGTGCACACCTCAAGAACGACGACTCCCGCATGAAGCTCCGGCTCGGCCAGAAGTGGGCCGAACTGGCCGGCCCGGACGTCCGCTACTACATGGTCTTCCAGGATGACACGGCGCCCTTCGAAGGAGCTCACACGATGAGCAAATTCTTTGAGCTTCTGAGTCAACTCTGA
- a CDS encoding site-specific DNA-methyltransferase, translating into MMYPRLRLLHRLLAPTGAIFISIDDNEVAALRLICDEIFGARCFIADISWQRTYATRNDSKGIPAEVEHLLAFSKEPDWKPNTLSRTASMDSKYKNPDNDVSAWRTDNATAPGAATHQGMVYAIQSPFTGELVYPAQGRCWTFEQPEVMRIMAGWTDYELKDLNDAVERARVCGISPDKVKPGVPALVLAKPLAEARQDAQTVYEKGPWPRFFFTRNGQGGIARKTYLDAVGGLLPTNLWTHQEAGHTDEAKKEIRAIFNGRVAFDTPKPSRLVERVLAIASKPGDLILDSFAGSGTTGQAVLNVNARDGGGRRFILVELGDYAETVTAERVRRTIRGYKGTRSQEHVLFDQKLTVATVKRGADVFAEAMKVYEEALGTYTKVSRPKVTTTVTGKTGVPSVRVVAIQEHEQDVSGTGGSFSYYELGEPLLREGDLNPILPLERLREYIWFTSTGQPYQGGAEKVHPDFLGTHAGVSYFFAYDASETTVLDRSYLASIPTTCRAEAYVVFADVCVLPEGQLATHGVTFKKIPRDIARL; encoded by the coding sequence ATGATGTACCCCCGGCTCCGGCTGCTGCACCGCCTGCTCGCGCCCACCGGTGCCATCTTCATCTCGATCGACGACAATGAGGTTGCCGCGCTCCGCCTGATCTGCGATGAGATCTTCGGCGCGCGTTGCTTCATCGCAGACATCTCCTGGCAGCGCACTTACGCCACCCGCAACGACTCCAAGGGCATCCCCGCCGAAGTGGAGCACCTACTAGCCTTTTCCAAGGAACCGGACTGGAAGCCCAACACCCTGTCGCGAACCGCCTCGATGGATTCGAAATACAAGAACCCTGACAATGATGTCAGCGCATGGCGGACCGACAACGCCACCGCGCCCGGTGCGGCAACTCACCAGGGCATGGTGTACGCCATCCAGAGCCCCTTTACGGGAGAGCTGGTCTACCCCGCTCAGGGGCGATGCTGGACCTTTGAACAGCCAGAAGTCATGCGCATTATGGCAGGGTGGACTGACTATGAGCTCAAGGATCTCAACGACGCAGTCGAGCGCGCCCGCGTGTGTGGGATCAGCCCAGATAAGGTCAAGCCGGGTGTCCCGGCCCTGGTGCTCGCCAAGCCGCTCGCAGAGGCCCGCCAGGACGCCCAGACCGTCTACGAGAAAGGTCCTTGGCCGCGTTTTTTCTTCACTCGCAACGGGCAGGGTGGGATTGCGCGCAAGACCTATCTGGACGCCGTCGGCGGCCTTCTTCCCACCAACCTCTGGACCCACCAGGAGGCTGGCCATACGGACGAGGCCAAGAAGGAGATCCGCGCGATCTTCAACGGCCGCGTCGCCTTCGACACCCCCAAGCCCTCCCGGTTAGTGGAGCGGGTGCTCGCGATCGCGTCGAAGCCGGGTGATCTGATCCTGGATTCCTTCGCCGGGTCTGGCACCACCGGCCAGGCCGTCCTCAACGTGAATGCCCGGGACGGCGGGGGGCGGCGTTTCATCCTTGTGGAGCTCGGCGACTACGCGGAGACAGTCACCGCCGAGCGGGTGCGTCGCACCATCCGGGGATACAAGGGCACCCGGTCCCAGGAACATGTCCTCTTCGATCAGAAGCTCACGGTCGCCACCGTCAAGCGCGGCGCAGACGTTTTTGCGGAAGCCATGAAGGTGTATGAGGAGGCACTCGGCACCTATACGAAGGTGTCTCGTCCCAAGGTCACCACCACCGTCACGGGAAAGACCGGCGTCCCCTCCGTCCGCGTTGTCGCCATCCAGGAGCACGAGCAGGACGTCTCCGGCACGGGCGGGTCGTTCTCCTACTACGAGCTGGGTGAACCCCTTCTGCGCGAGGGAGACCTGAACCCGATCCTGCCCCTGGAGCGACTGCGAGAGTACATCTGGTTCACCTCGACGGGACAGCCGTACCAGGGCGGCGCTGAGAAGGTCCACCCTGACTTCCTCGGCACCCACGCGGGGGTGTCCTACTTCTTCGCCTACGACGCCTCAGAGACCACGGTGCTGGACCGCTCCTACCTCGCCTCGATCCCCACCACGTGCCGGGCGGAGGCGTACGTCGTCTTCGCTGACGTGTGTGTCCTCCCCGAGGGGCAGCTGGCGACGCATGGCGTCACTTTCAAGAAGATCCCGCGGGACATCGCCCGCCTGTGA
- a CDS encoding helix-turn-helix domain-containing protein, translating to MGRPPSIPAEKKTRIVLSVLAGEMSIAEAARKEKVSEQSIGRWKAEFLEAGKTALVAGRSGPSSREEQLEAEVAELTQALGEAHLEARVWKKSAEGRLGPSRTSR from the coding sequence ATGGGTAGACCACCTTCGATTCCGGCGGAGAAGAAGACCCGGATAGTGCTGAGCGTGCTGGCCGGCGAGATGTCCATCGCCGAAGCGGCACGCAAGGAGAAAGTCAGTGAGCAGTCCATCGGACGGTGGAAGGCCGAGTTCCTGGAAGCCGGCAAGACCGCCCTGGTGGCCGGCAGGTCCGGACCATCCTCCCGAGAGGAACAGCTGGAGGCCGAGGTCGCCGAGCTGACCCAGGCCTTGGGCGAGGCACACCTGGAAGCCAGGGTGTGGAAGAAGTCCGCGGAGGGCCGGCTGGGCCCTTCGAGGACCTCGAGGTGA
- a CDS encoding IS3 family transposase: MSTARFCQLFDMPERTWRRWQAKARTGTAVKGPWPQPGRQAARELVVKHALAHPAWGHRKIWAMVRHDGHVVSEATVLRILRDEGLILPAQYQRERRKLAERRKAAFATKPSGPNQVWQLDFSEFETTTGGTWRLAGCRDYWSKYEHPFHVSPTGNQHDAIDAIELALADYEAMFGHPLVEACPVDPETGELLAVVTIVTDNGGPFRSFRFESFIAAHPELHHVRTRVKTPGQNGSRERGFGTLKYERLYLDEIDDAIVLAERAEDYRIEYNELRPHEAVSWNRPKEVHLGLADPTTPTFKTKEILPTT, translated from the coding sequence ATGTCGACCGCGAGGTTCTGCCAGCTCTTCGACATGCCCGAGCGGACCTGGCGCCGCTGGCAGGCCAAGGCCCGCACCGGGACGGCGGTGAAGGGACCATGGCCGCAACCGGGACGGCAGGCCGCCAGGGAACTGGTGGTCAAGCACGCGCTGGCCCATCCGGCGTGGGGGCATCGGAAGATCTGGGCAATGGTCCGCCACGACGGGCATGTGGTTTCCGAGGCGACCGTGCTGCGGATCCTGCGCGACGAAGGGCTGATTCTGCCCGCGCAGTACCAACGGGAGCGACGGAAGCTGGCCGAGCGGCGCAAGGCCGCGTTCGCCACCAAGCCCTCAGGCCCGAACCAAGTCTGGCAGCTGGACTTCAGTGAGTTCGAGACCACCACCGGAGGGACCTGGCGGCTGGCCGGGTGCCGGGACTACTGGTCCAAGTACGAGCACCCCTTCCACGTTTCGCCCACCGGGAACCAGCACGACGCGATCGACGCGATCGAGTTGGCCCTGGCCGACTACGAGGCCATGTTCGGTCACCCGCTGGTCGAGGCCTGCCCGGTCGATCCCGAGACCGGTGAGCTGTTGGCCGTGGTGACCATCGTGACGGACAACGGCGGGCCGTTCCGGTCCTTCCGCTTCGAGTCCTTCATCGCCGCCCACCCCGAGCTACACCACGTGCGCACCCGAGTGAAGACCCCGGGGCAGAACGGGTCCCGTGAGCGCGGCTTCGGCACGCTGAAGTACGAGCGGCTCTACCTGGACGAGATTGACGACGCGATCGTGCTGGCCGAGCGGGCCGAGGACTACCGGATCGAGTACAACGAGCTCCGGCCCCACGAGGCCGTCTCATGGAACCGGCCCAAGGAGGTGCACCTGGGCCTGGCCGACCCCACCACCCCGACATTCAAAACCAAAGAAATCCTGCCAACTACTTGA
- a CDS encoding GIY-YIG nuclease family protein: MADMTWRKAILRALNDLGGEAHYADIAQEIIDRGYRSKDSIGATPANTVAANISMHLTEQLLKVSPGRYRLLDEKPSTTSLAGDADQPVAQPPSVAPGEGAADDDMGLINAFGMFWRREEVHWQGKATRLRGVQQDGATPTDFAGQAGVYILYDGNRVVYVGRVTATRLGHRLAEHTRDRLSARWDRFSWFGVRPVEENGTLGAVPAAGISVDTLIATMEALLIEGIEPPQNRRQGDGFNAVEFIQAADPDIEERRRSELIGHLLSRGGR; encoded by the coding sequence ATGGCAGACATGACCTGGCGGAAGGCGATCCTCCGCGCCCTCAACGACCTCGGCGGCGAGGCGCACTACGCGGACATCGCTCAGGAGATCATCGACCGCGGATACCGGTCGAAGGACAGTATCGGTGCGACGCCGGCCAACACGGTGGCCGCCAACATCTCCATGCACCTCACGGAGCAGCTGCTCAAGGTCTCACCTGGCCGCTACCGCCTCCTGGATGAGAAGCCGTCGACGACGTCGCTGGCGGGGGATGCCGACCAGCCGGTCGCGCAGCCCCCGTCGGTGGCTCCAGGCGAGGGAGCCGCCGACGACGACATGGGCCTCATCAACGCCTTCGGCATGTTCTGGCGGCGCGAGGAGGTCCACTGGCAGGGCAAGGCCACCCGCCTCCGTGGTGTGCAGCAGGACGGGGCAACTCCCACGGACTTCGCAGGACAGGCCGGGGTGTACATCCTCTACGACGGCAACCGCGTCGTATACGTCGGCAGGGTGACCGCCACTCGCCTGGGGCACCGTCTTGCGGAGCACACGCGTGACCGCCTCTCCGCGCGGTGGGACCGCTTCTCCTGGTTCGGGGTCCGCCCCGTCGAGGAGAACGGCACCCTCGGAGCGGTGCCGGCAGCCGGGATCAGCGTGGACACCCTCATCGCCACGATGGAGGCGTTGCTGATCGAGGGGATCGAGCCCCCGCAGAATCGCCGCCAGGGTGACGGCTTCAACGCTGTGGAGTTCATCCAGGCGGCGGATCCCGACATCGAAGAGCGGCGGCGAAGCGAACTTATCGGCCACCTGCTCTCGCGTGGGGGCCGATGA
- a CDS encoding RNA-binding domain-containing protein has translation MNWSSDDLTATLEALRARRGDTTSVEVKRATGGVSSMPETLCAFANMPAGGTVVCGVDEAHGEFRVVGVPDVATLEAGLVAQAREAVTPSPTVLPQVFRLEGKDVLVVHVVPLRLTDRPATVRGQAYLRQSDGDYVMHAHELRMLEVAKLHSDERVDYDVKPVTGMSEEDLVPDLVADYVAAVRERDRRLRDRTHHEILRQTNVLTAIGEPTLAGLYALGDYPQGRYPGLTVTAAVQVRGGEGQARSRNLTDFTGPVPVLLDEVMAWVRQNVGTEHVYRPDGQLERRPELPLAAVRELLGNALVHRDLGPDTLGAGKAIQVRLTDRALFIQSPGGLRGVSLTQLESDEHAQAAVNQRLYQIAKKLTTPDGASVIEGEGGGIHEVFRSARHWGLDRPQLIDTGVQFKALLWRPRPEGARPSRREPAVEVATTSPAEVTPGAKAGTPSSAVPPSSAPTRHEGRVLGALAAGEAVGIRDLEEATMLTARQIRYALRQPLLDGLVEMTGGQGHKDTRYRLVSARGAGD, from the coding sequence GTGAATTGGTCATCTGACGATCTGACGGCCACCCTCGAAGCCCTCCGCGCGCGTCGTGGCGACACCACCTCGGTCGAGGTCAAGCGGGCCACGGGCGGCGTCTCCTCGATGCCGGAGACGCTGTGCGCCTTCGCCAACATGCCCGCCGGCGGAACCGTCGTCTGCGGCGTCGACGAGGCGCACGGCGAGTTCCGCGTGGTGGGCGTGCCCGACGTCGCCACGCTGGAGGCGGGCCTCGTGGCCCAGGCGCGCGAGGCTGTCACACCCAGCCCGACCGTCCTTCCCCAGGTCTTCCGCCTGGAGGGCAAGGACGTGCTCGTCGTCCACGTGGTGCCCCTGCGCCTCACGGACCGGCCCGCCACGGTGCGAGGGCAGGCCTACCTCCGGCAGTCCGACGGCGACTACGTGATGCACGCGCATGAGCTGCGCATGCTGGAGGTCGCCAAGCTCCACTCGGACGAGCGCGTGGATTACGACGTCAAGCCCGTCACGGGGATGAGCGAGGAGGACCTGGTCCCCGATCTCGTGGCCGACTACGTGGCGGCCGTGCGCGAGCGGGACCGTCGCCTCCGCGACCGCACCCACCACGAGATCCTCCGCCAGACCAACGTCCTCACCGCCATCGGCGAGCCCACCCTGGCCGGCCTCTACGCCCTCGGTGATTACCCGCAGGGCCGCTATCCGGGGCTCACCGTCACCGCGGCCGTCCAGGTGCGCGGGGGAGAGGGGCAGGCGCGCAGCCGCAACCTCACGGACTTCACCGGGCCGGTCCCCGTGCTGCTCGACGAGGTGATGGCCTGGGTGCGCCAGAACGTCGGGACCGAGCACGTGTACCGCCCCGACGGTCAGCTCGAGCGCCGCCCCGAGCTCCCGCTCGCCGCCGTCCGCGAGCTCCTCGGCAACGCCCTGGTGCACCGCGACCTCGGCCCCGACACCCTCGGCGCGGGCAAGGCCATCCAGGTGCGGCTCACGGACCGGGCCCTGTTCATCCAGAGCCCGGGCGGCCTCCGCGGAGTGTCACTCACCCAGCTCGAAAGTGACGAACACGCCCAGGCCGCCGTCAATCAGCGGCTGTACCAGATCGCCAAGAAGCTCACGACGCCGGACGGCGCCTCCGTCATCGAGGGCGAGGGCGGCGGCATCCACGAGGTGTTCCGGTCCGCTCGGCACTGGGGGCTGGACCGGCCTCAGCTCATCGACACGGGCGTCCAGTTCAAGGCTCTGCTCTGGCGGCCGCGGCCCGAGGGGGCTCGGCCGAGTCGGCGGGAGCCTGCCGTGGAGGTCGCGACGACGTCCCCCGCGGAGGTGACGCCCGGGGCGAAAGCCGGGACACCGTCGTCGGCCGTGCCGCCCAGCTCCGCGCCCACCCGCCACGAGGGGCGCGTCCTCGGCGCCCTGGCCGCGGGGGAGGCGGTGGGCATCCGCGACCTGGAGGAGGCCACCATGCTGACCGCGCGGCAGATCCGCTACGCGCTCCGCCAGCCGCTGCTCGACGGGCTGGTGGAGATGACCGGCGGTCAGGGCCACAAGGACACCCGGTACCGACTGGTGTCGGCCAGAGGGGCGGGAGACTGA